The genomic interval ATTTTATGATTAATCGCAAAAAAATCTATAATCCAAACTCCCAAGAAAGCGTGAATGAGCGCAAAATCTTTGGGGGTAATCCTACAAGCATTTTTGAACTGAATAAAATTAAATACCAATGGGCTTATAATCTTTGGAAAGTAATGCTTGCAAACTCTTGGTTTCCTGAAGAAGTCAATATGACACAAGATAAACGCGATTATGCTGATGGCTTAACTCCAGAAGAAAAAATCGGTTACGATAGAGCCTTAGCGCAACTTATTTTTATGGATTCTTTGCAGACAAATAACCTCATTGATAATGTGAATCCCTATATCACAAGCCCAGAAATCAATCTCATCTTAGTGCGTCAAGCTTTTGAAGAAGCCTTACATTCCCAAAGTTACGCCGTAATGGTAGAATCCATTTCGGCAAATACTGATGAAATCTATGAAATGTGGCGCACAGATATGCAGCTAAGAAACAAAAATGACTACATTGCAAATGTGTATGAGGAACTAGCACTCAATCCCACAGAATCCACACTTCTAAAGGCAATGTTTGCCAATCAAATCCTAGAGGGAATCTATTTTTATAGTGGATTTGCTTTTTTTTATACACTTGCAAGAAGTGGAAAAATGCTAGGAAGCGCGCAAATGATTCGCTTTATCCAACGCGATGAAGTAACGCATTTATTGCTATTCCAAAACCTCATCAATTCCTTAAAAAAAGAAATGCCACATCTTTTTACTAAAGACTTGATTGAAGAAGTGATTGAAATGTTTAGAGAGGCGGTGAAAGTAGAATCTGCTTGGGGAGATTATATTACACAAGGACAGATTCTAGGACTTACAAGCGAGATTATCCACGAATATATTCGCTATCTTGCCGATGATAGATTAAAGCGCGTGGGTTTGCCTCCGCTTTATAACGCTAAACACCCTATTAAATGGGTGGATTCTTTTAGTTCATTCAATGAACAAAAAACAAATTTCTTTGAGGGAAATGTAACAAATTACGCAAAAGGGAGTATAAATTTTGATGATTTCTAAGCCACTTTACACTTTACAACTTAAAACAAAGCAAAACTTTGAAGACAATTTGACACATTTAAAGAATCTCATTTTAGACTGCGAAAGCGATTCTATTATTTTAGCACCCGAGGTTTGCTTGACAAATTTTTGCTATCAGAGAATGGACGAGGCAGCCGAGTTTGCCAAAGTCGCCACAGAATCACTCTTGCGTCTTTGTAGTGATAGAGTCATCGTAATTACGATGATTGAAAAATACCGCAATGGATTCTATAATAACTTAAAAGTCTTTTACAAAGGTGAATTACTTCACAAACAAAGCAAACACAAGCTTTTTCCTCTAGGCAATGAGCATTTACATTTCCAAAGTGGGGATATAGCAGAAATTGCACCTTTTGAGATTGATGGAATCATATGTGGCGCAATCAACTGCTTTGAATTACGTTTCATTGAGCTTTGGCAACTTCTCAAAGGTTGTGATTTGATTTTTGTTCCCGCACAATGGGGAAAAGAGCGCAAAGACAATTTTGAAACCCTCTCCAAAGCTTTAGCAATCACTACGCAAAGCTTCGTAATGGCTAGCAGCGGTGCAAACGACACTTGTGCTAAAGGAAGTGCAATTATCTCTCCTTTTGGCTATGCAACCAAAGACGACGAGCAAGAAGTGATTTCTTTGCGCGCAAATTTTAACGAAATCACACAAGCACGCAAATTTATTGATATTGGACTTAGCAAAACCCCATGCAATCCTTAAAAACCGCAAATATGGTGCTTGAAATCTCTAAGAGATTCCGCCTTAGCCCATCTGTTGAAAAAGCATTTTTAAGCATTAATCGTGAAATTTTCGTTCCCAATGGTTTTGCACACCTTGCTTACACTCTTGATGCTCTTCCTATGGGAGCTAGTCAATGGATTAGCTCTCCACTCACAGTTGCAAAAATGACAGAATATTTACAATGTGATGGTGCGGATTCTGTGCTAGAAATCGGCTGTGGAAGTGGGTATCAAGCAGCCATTTTAAGCAAGCTTATTCGTCGTGTATTCAGCATTGAAAGGATTGAAAAATTACTTTTAGAGGCAAGGACGCGCATCAAATTATGTGAGATTGCAAATATCAATACCAAGCTAGACGATGGGCAAAAGGGCTGGAGTGCTTACGCGCCTTATGATAGGATTTTGTTTTCTGCTTCTATTAGAGAGATTCCTCAAAGTCTTATCACGCAGTTAAGTGAAGGTGGAATCCTCATCGCACCATTAGAAATAGATAATACGCAAGTCATCACGCGATTCATTAAACGCAATGGAATCTTAAGCGAAAGGCAAGAACTAGAGCATTGTATTTTTGTTCCTGTGCTCAATGGGCTAGATAAAGAATCCTAAGGATTTGAGTTTATAATTTTTCAATCCAAAAGCCCAAGCGTATGCGCTATCACAGCACCTTCACGCAAACCCTCATCAACTACTAAACACTCTTGGAATCCTAAAGCCTCCATAAAGCAAGTAAATAGAGCGATTCCAAAAGGCACAACATCAGCTTTATACATTCCAACAAGACCGACTTGCGATTCTTGAGAAAGTGCTAAAAATTTCGCCAATTCCACAGAAAAGTCCTCTCTTGTTAATTCTGTGCCAAAAATTACTCTTGCATTATATTCTATAAGCCCCAACTTAAAAGCACATACCATTGTAGGAGTACCACTATTTGCCATCATAAAACGCGCTTTTCTCCCCTTTTGACAACATTCTTGCATAAACGAAAGAATCGGTTTCAAAAACTCCTCTCTTTGTGCCAACAATTTTTCCACACTCCCGTAACGTTCCTTTGCACTCACAATTCCAATGTCAAAACTTCTTGCTAGATTCCCATTCTCTCCACAAAGTACAAACTCACTACTCGCTCCTCCCATATCTACAAGCAAAAAACAATCTTGCTTGTATTTTGGATTCTCTCTTGCGATTCTTTGCACAGCAATTTTTGGAGCAAGAGAAGTAATTTGCGCCTCTTGTTCTCCTGAAATCACACGAAATTGAATCTGTGTACGCTCCCAAATCTCTTGCAAAATCCTTTCACGATTGCGCGCTTTACGCATTGCTTGCGTCGTTAGCGCAACCACTTCTTGCTGTGGGGTAATATCTAATGCACACTTCATTTCAAGCAAACCTTGAATGATTCTTTCTTTTGCCGCTTCACAAATTTCTCCGCTATCCTCTAGCCCCTCTGCTGTGCGCACCGTCGTATCATATTCTTGAAGGACTGCAAATTCCTTTTGAAATTCTTTCTCGCAAACTTGCATTCTTACTCCACGCAAAGAATTGCTACCCAAATCAATTCCTATTATTTCCATAATTTTACTCCTTTTGGAAACATCACTTTAAAATAATGTTTTCCTATTTTGGCTATTTCTTTTTCTTGTGGTTGAGATTCTGTGATTTCATAGACATACCCAAATCCCAAATGGTGCAACTCCAAAATACCTTTTAAAATCCCTAAACCTAGCCCATAGCCTTGAATCAACGTATGTGAATCCTCACGTGAAAAAGGTTCAAAGTAATAAGAAATTGAATGTTTCAATGGCGCACCAAAATTACAAATATTGATTGCAAAAAATTCATCTACTCCTGATGGCAAGCCCCAAGTCGTGTCCTCATTAAGCCTTTTTTCCAATCCTGTTTGGACAATAATTTTCCCACTGCTTTTATATTTCTTTGCATTTTCAATTAAATTTTTTAATGCAATAGACAAAAACTGCAAATCTCCATAGATTTTAAAATTTTCTTTAATTTCAATCTCCAATTCCTCTTCTTCAATAAATAAATGTGTCAAAGTCTCCAAAATCAATGTTTCTGCATCAAATGCACTCCACACAAGTAAATCTCCACCCTCTTGGATTTTTTCAAAGGTTAGAATCTGACTTGTTAAATTATCCAAATTACTTACGCACCTTGTTACAAGTTCTTTTTGGGGATTGTCTGGCATCATTTCCAAAGCAAGTTTTGCTTTAGAGATTGGCGTTTTTAGCTCGTGTCCAATATTCCTTAACACAAACTCTCGCGCAATCATTAATTTAGAAATTTTCTCACTCATTGCATTAAAACTCCAAGCCAATTCCGCTTGTTGTGGCTCTTTTGGCACAGGAATCTTAATCTTATAATTTCCCTTAGTAAAATCCTGCAATGCGCTTTGCAAAACTTTTAGCGGATGGAGAAGCGCCAAAATAATCGCAAAAGTGAGAAGCTGTATCAAAAAGTCTAAAAGAATCCAAATATTCAAGCCACTATCCGCGGACAATGCGTTTTTATAGTCTTTCAACGCAACAAAGGTCATTTCCAAATATTCCAAATGAAAACCATAATGGCTTTGGAGTTTAAAAATTTTAATCTTGGCAAAAGAATCTTGACTTTCCAATAATACGACTGCACTCTCTGGAATCTGACGCACGATTTTGTAATCATTATTTTGCACAATCTCTCGCAACTGCGCAGTATTACCGCCAATAAATTCTATTAAAGATTGTTGAGCTAAAAAAGTTGTTTGAGAAAGAATCGCCCCCTCATTATTTTTTAAATTGTTCATATTTGTGAAATACACAATTGCACCCGTGGCGCAAAGAGAAATAATAAATAAAAGATAAATTTGAACAAAAAGTGGTGGAATAAGATTTGGGATTCTTAATTTACCTTTCATTTAATCCTATTGCTCCATTTATTTAGAACTTAATCGCAAAATTTATAACCAATTCCCCAAATGGATTGGATATATTTAGGGGTTTTTGCGTCATCTCCTAGCTTTACGCGCAAATTCCTAATGTGTGTATCAATGCTTCGCAAAGAGGAATCCGGAGCAATACTAGAAATCGCTTGCATTAAAGACTCTCGCGAATAAGGCTTCCCTCTGTGTGCAATCAGTAAGTTTAGAATTTCAAATTCTGCAGGCGTAAGCTCCACATTGTAACCCTCAACATTTACCTTGCGTCTATCCACATCTATTTCTAAATCTCCATATTTTATGCTTTTGTTTTGAGAACAACGTTTCAATAATGCATTGATGCGTGCAACAAGCTCAATGGGCTCATAAGACTTTGCCAAATAATCATCTGCTCCTCGCTCAAATCCTAGAATCTTACTGCTAATATCCGCTCGTGCAGAGGACATAATAATAGGAATATCGCTAATTTTTCTCATTTTTTGACACAACTCTAAGCCGTCCATTTCAGGTAGCATAATATCTAACACTGCAAGATGGAATCCACCTTTACTTTTTATCCATTCTAGCGCAGTATTAGGACTATCTGTCGCCATAACTTCCATACCACTTTGGCGCAAATAATCCACCAATAGTTTCTGCATCTCCAAATCATCTTCTACGATTAAAATCTTATACATTTACCACTCCCAAATCTTTTCCAAAAGCTTATCCATAGTCTCTGTATCTAAAATCTCTGCAACTGCAACATAAAAAGCAATCCTTGCTTTAATGTATTCTTCCTCCACTTCTTTAAAAGATTTCTCGTATTGCTTTAAATCCACTTTTACGCCACTTTTTAAATCTAGCAATAAGCGATTCCGAATGCGAGAATT from Helicobacter ganmani carries:
- a CDS encoding protein-L-isoaspartate(D-aspartate) O-methyltransferase, whose amino-acid sequence is MQSLKTANMVLEISKRFRLSPSVEKAFLSINREIFVPNGFAHLAYTLDALPMGASQWISSPLTVAKMTEYLQCDGADSVLEIGCGSGYQAAILSKLIRRVFSIERIEKLLLEARTRIKLCEIANINTKLDDGQKGWSAYAPYDRILFSASIREIPQSLITQLSEGGILIAPLEIDNTQVITRFIKRNGILSERQELEHCIFVPVLNGLDKES
- a CDS encoding response regulator transcription factor, producing MYKILIVEDDLEMQKLLVDYLRQSGMEVMATDSPNTALEWIKSKGGFHLAVLDIMLPEMDGLELCQKMRKISDIPIIMSSARADISSKILGFERGADDYLAKSYEPIELVARINALLKRCSQNKSIKYGDLEIDVDRRKVNVEGYNVELTPAEFEILNLLIAHRGKPYSRESLMQAISSIAPDSSLRSIDTHIRNLRVKLGDDAKTPKYIQSIWGIGYKFCD
- a CDS encoding ribonucleotide-diphosphate reductase subunit beta produces the protein MINRKKIYNPNSQESVNERKIFGGNPTSIFELNKIKYQWAYNLWKVMLANSWFPEEVNMTQDKRDYADGLTPEEKIGYDRALAQLIFMDSLQTNNLIDNVNPYITSPEINLILVRQAFEEALHSQSYAVMVESISANTDEIYEMWRTDMQLRNKNDYIANVYEELALNPTESTLLKAMFANQILEGIYFYSGFAFFYTLARSGKMLGSAQMIRFIQRDEVTHLLLFQNLINSLKKEMPHLFTKDLIEEVIEMFREAVKVESAWGDYITQGQILGLTSEIIHEYIRYLADDRLKRVGLPPLYNAKHPIKWVDSFSSFNEQKTNFFEGNVTNYAKGSINFDDF
- a CDS encoding carbon-nitrogen hydrolase family protein encodes the protein MISKPLYTLQLKTKQNFEDNLTHLKNLILDCESDSIILAPEVCLTNFCYQRMDEAAEFAKVATESLLRLCSDRVIVITMIEKYRNGFYNNLKVFYKGELLHKQSKHKLFPLGNEHLHFQSGDIAEIAPFEIDGIICGAINCFELRFIELWQLLKGCDLIFVPAQWGKERKDNFETLSKALAITTQSFVMASSGANDTCAKGSAIISPFGYATKDDEQEVISLRANFNEITQARKFIDIGLSKTPCNP
- a CDS encoding histidine kinase dimerization/phospho-acceptor domain-containing protein, with the protein product MKGKLRIPNLIPPLFVQIYLLFIISLCATGAIVYFTNMNNLKNNEGAILSQTTFLAQQSLIEFIGGNTAQLREIVQNNDYKIVRQIPESAVVLLESQDSFAKIKIFKLQSHYGFHLEYLEMTFVALKDYKNALSADSGLNIWILLDFLIQLLTFAIILALLHPLKVLQSALQDFTKGNYKIKIPVPKEPQQAELAWSFNAMSEKISKLMIAREFVLRNIGHELKTPISKAKLALEMMPDNPQKELVTRCVSNLDNLTSQILTFEKIQEGGDLLVWSAFDAETLILETLTHLFIEEEELEIEIKENFKIYGDLQFLSIALKNLIENAKKYKSSGKIIVQTGLEKRLNEDTTWGLPSGVDEFFAINICNFGAPLKHSISYYFEPFSREDSHTLIQGYGLGLGILKGILELHHLGFGYVYEITESQPQEKEIAKIGKHYFKVMFPKGVKLWK
- a CDS encoding Ppx/GppA phosphatase family protein, yielding MEIIGIDLGSNSLRGVRMQVCEKEFQKEFAVLQEYDTTVRTAEGLEDSGEICEAAKERIIQGLLEMKCALDITPQQEVVALTTQAMRKARNRERILQEIWERTQIQFRVISGEQEAQITSLAPKIAVQRIARENPKYKQDCFLLVDMGGASSEFVLCGENGNLARSFDIGIVSAKERYGSVEKLLAQREEFLKPILSFMQECCQKGRKARFMMANSGTPTMVCAFKLGLIEYNARVIFGTELTREDFSVELAKFLALSQESQVGLVGMYKADVVPFGIALFTCFMEALGFQECLVVDEGLREGAVIAHTLGLLD